In Dehalococcoidia bacterium, a single genomic region encodes these proteins:
- a CDS encoding alpha/beta hydrolase: protein MTERNVSVAGGRFKTDVLEEGKGEPLLFLHGTFGLEADRFLDKLGEKRRVIAPRHPGYGGSTGSEHLLDLPDLIYYYLDFLDAEGLRGLPIVGHSLGGMFAAELAAVQPERFSKLVLLDSFGLWNAAYPVADFFAMMPRELGEALYHDPQSPTAQVASKPPEENEAFIAFMLERAKSLATAAKYLWPIPNRGLSKRLHRISAPTLLIWGESDKLVPPRYGKDFQAEIKGARLELIKDAGHLPQTEQPEQTAEAVLSFLQE, encoded by the coding sequence ATGACTGAACGCAACGTCTCGGTCGCGGGCGGCCGCTTCAAGACCGATGTTTTAGAGGAGGGCAAGGGCGAGCCGCTGCTCTTCCTGCACGGCACCTTCGGCCTGGAGGCCGATCGCTTTCTCGACAAGCTCGGCGAAAAGCGCCGCGTGATCGCGCCGCGCCACCCCGGCTACGGCGGCTCGACCGGCTCCGAGCACCTGCTCGATCTGCCCGACCTGATCTACTACTACCTCGACTTTCTCGACGCCGAGGGGCTGCGCGGCCTGCCGATCGTGGGCCATTCGCTCGGCGGCATGTTCGCGGCCGAGCTGGCGGCGGTGCAGCCGGAGCGCTTCTCGAAGCTGGTGCTGCTGGATTCGTTCGGCTTGTGGAACGCCGCGTATCCCGTGGCCGACTTCTTTGCGATGATGCCGCGCGAGCTGGGCGAAGCGCTCTACCACGACCCGCAATCGCCCACGGCGCAGGTCGCCTCGAAGCCGCCGGAGGAGAACGAGGCGTTCATCGCCTTCATGCTCGAGCGGGCGAAGTCGCTGGCCACGGCGGCGAAGTACCTCTGGCCGATTCCCAACCGCGGCCTCAGCAAGCGGCTGCACCGCATCTCGGCGCCGACGCTTCTCATCTGGGGCGAGAGTGATAAGCTTGTGCCGCCGCGGTACGGCAAGGACTTCCAGGCGGAAATCAAGGGCGCCCGGCTCGAACTGATCAAGGACGCGGGGCATCTGCCGCAGACCGAGCAGCCCGAGCAAACCGCCGAAGCGGTCCTGTCGTTCCTTCAAGAGTAG